One genomic segment of [Phormidium] sp. ETS-05 includes these proteins:
- a CDS encoding adenylate/guanylate cyclase domain-containing protein: protein MGLDSQSTSIDRTVTNIDAAKLGLEPKEVSVLFSDIYGYRKLTRNLESTEVAYLLNEYFQSMVDAVYKSKNNFEKQIELACIRNSLIVVFGAPEYLENHPWVALQTAVEMTKQLAEFNGRRHGENKPTIKMGIGINSGTILSDQMGNGRRMAFTAIGDSVSLGYYLEGISKQYGCEIVLSENTYRACAEKIWVRDLDLVRMRNDYTPVPIYEFLGWRSDTISDQKQQVIEHYDKGRKYYMNRQFPIALGEFATVLEIDHNDKPSALHLKRCQKLLKEPPADDWDGVTDLAE from the coding sequence ATGGGATTAGATAGTCAGTCCACCTCCATCGATCGCACTGTCACTAATATTGATGCCGCCAAGTTGGGTTTGGAGCCCAAGGAAGTATCGGTGTTATTCTCCGATATTTATGGCTACAGAAAGTTGACCCGCAATTTAGAGTCAACGGAAGTAGCTTATCTGCTCAATGAGTATTTCCAATCAATGGTAGATGCAGTTTATAAGTCTAAAAATAATTTTGAAAAACAAATAGAATTAGCCTGCATCCGTAATTCCTTGATTGTGGTTTTTGGCGCCCCAGAATATTTGGAAAATCACCCCTGGGTCGCCCTGCAAACCGCAGTGGAAATGACTAAGCAGCTCGCTGAATTTAATGGGCGGCGCCACGGGGAGAATAAGCCTACGATTAAAATGGGCATTGGCATCAATTCCGGCACCATCCTCAGCGACCAAATGGGTAACGGCAGGCGCATGGCTTTTACAGCTATTGGCGATAGTGTCAGTCTGGGGTATTATTTGGAAGGCATCAGCAAGCAATATGGCTGTGAAATTGTGCTGAGCGAAAATACTTATCGAGCCTGCGCTGAGAAGATATGGGTGCGAGACTTGGATTTGGTGCGGATGCGCAACGATTACACCCCGGTGCCAATTTACGAGTTTTTGGGTTGGCGATCGGATACCATCTCCGATCAAAAACAGCAAGTCATCGAACATTACGACAAAGGGCGCAAATATTATATGAACCGTCAGTTCCCCATTGCCCTCGGGGAATTTGCCACGGTTTTGGAAATCGACCACAACGACAAACCCTCAGCTCTGCACTTAAAGCGCTGTCAAAAGTTGCTGAAAGAGCCTCCAGCAGACGATTGGGATGGTGTCACCGACTTGGCAGAATAA
- a CDS encoding Uma2 family endonuclease, whose protein sequence is MVATIEPITLGLPTPLRLQFDLTDEQFWLLCQENRDLKFERTATGELIIMPPTGGETGHRNIEIAYQLQGWSRQHNLGIAFDSSTGFKLPNGADRSPDASWVKIQRWQGLTPEQKKKFLPLCPDFVVELRSESDNLNNLQDKMVEYRENGAQLGWLIDPQNQRVEIYRPGKEVEILENPVALSGEEVLPGFVLDLKVIL, encoded by the coding sequence ATGGTCGCCACTATAGAACCCATAACTCTCGGTTTACCTACGCCGTTGCGCTTACAGTTTGATTTGACAGATGAGCAGTTTTGGCTGCTCTGTCAGGAAAATCGGGATTTGAAATTTGAGCGCACTGCTACAGGAGAGTTGATAATTATGCCGCCGACGGGAGGAGAAACGGGTCATCGTAATATTGAAATCGCGTATCAATTGCAAGGCTGGAGCCGTCAGCATAATTTAGGGATAGCGTTTGATTCTTCTACCGGTTTCAAACTGCCTAATGGTGCAGACCGATCGCCCGACGCTTCCTGGGTGAAAATCCAGCGGTGGCAGGGATTAACTCCCGAACAGAAAAAGAAATTTTTGCCATTATGTCCTGATTTTGTGGTGGAACTGCGCTCAGAAAGCGACAATTTAAACAATCTCCAGGATAAAATGGTAGAATATCGGGAGAATGGGGCGCAGTTGGGTTGGCTCATTGACCCCCAAAATCAACGAGTAGAAATTTACCGTCCCGGAAAAGAAGTAGAAATATTAGAAAATCCGGTGGCGCTTTCTGGTGAAGAGGTGCTGCCGGGATTTGTGCTAGATTTAAAGGTGATATTGTAA
- a CDS encoding Uma2 family endonuclease, protein MVATIEPITLGLPTPLRLQFDLTDEQFWLLCQENRDLKFERTATGELIIMPPTGGETGNRNGRITQRLMNWADGNELGIAFDSSTGFKLPNGADRSPDASWVKIQRWQGLTPEQKKKFLPLCPDFVVELRSESDNLNNLQYKMKEYWENGAQLGWLIDPQNQRVEIYRPGKEVEILENPVALSGEDVLPGFLLQLNGIF, encoded by the coding sequence ATGGTCGCCACTATAGAACCCATAACTCTCGGTTTACCTACGCCGTTGCGCTTACAGTTTGATTTGACAGATGAGCAGTTTTGGCTGCTCTGTCAGGAAAATCGGGATTTGAAATTTGAGCGCACTGCTACAGGAGAGTTGATAATTATGCCGCCGACGGGAGGAGAAACGGGAAATCGGAATGGTCGCATCACCCAGAGGTTAATGAATTGGGCTGATGGCAATGAATTGGGGATAGCGTTTGATTCTTCTACTGGTTTCAAACTGCCTAATGGTGCAGACCGATCGCCCGATGCTTCCTGGGTGAAAATCCAGCGGTGGCAGGGATTAACCCCCGAACAGAAAAAGAAATTTTTGCCCTTATGTCCCGATTTTGTGGTGGAACTGCGCTCAGAAAGCGACAATTTAAACAATCTCCAGTATAAAATGAAAGAATACTGGGAGAATGGGGCGCAGTTGGGTTGGCTCATTGACCCCCAAAATCAACGAGTAGAAATTTACCGTCCCGGAAAAGAAGTAGAAATATTAGAAAATCCGGTGGCGCTTTCTGGTGAAGATGTGCTGCCGGGATTCCTGCTACAATTAAATGGCATATTCTGA
- a CDS encoding precorrin-8X methylmutase, with translation MIDYIKNGEDIYRQSFARIRAEANLENLSADLALVAVRLIHACGMIDIVSDLAAAPEAVTAGRHALINGAPIICDSEMVANGISRPRLPENNQVICTLNYPEVPEIARQIHNTRSAAAVELWQPHLSGAVVAIGNAPTALFHLLELLDEGWPKPAVILGFPVGFVGAAESKAELALNSRGVPFITLNGRRGGSAIAAAAVNALAKENEL, from the coding sequence ATGATTGATTACATAAAAAATGGCGAAGATATTTACCGCCAATCTTTTGCGAGGATTCGCGCTGAAGCGAATCTGGAAAATTTATCGGCGGATTTAGCTTTAGTGGCAGTGCGGCTAATTCATGCCTGTGGTATGATAGATATTGTCTCAGATTTAGCGGCGGCACCAGAAGCGGTGACAGCGGGACGCCATGCTTTAATCAACGGCGCCCCCATTATCTGTGATTCTGAAATGGTTGCTAATGGCATTAGTCGCCCTCGGTTGCCTGAGAATAACCAGGTAATTTGCACTCTGAACTATCCAGAAGTGCCAGAAATAGCGCGGCAAATCCACAATACTCGTTCCGCTGCGGCGGTAGAACTCTGGCAACCGCATTTATCTGGGGCGGTGGTGGCTATTGGCAATGCCCCAACGGCGCTTTTTCACTTGCTAGAATTGCTGGATGAAGGCTGGCCAAAACCAGCGGTGATTTTAGGATTTCCCGTAGGATTTGTGGGAGCCGCAGAATCAAAAGCTGAACTGGCTCTCAACAGTCGAGGCGTGCCATTTATCACCCTAAATGGACGACGAGGGGGAAGCGCGATCGCCGCCGCCGCCGTGAATGCGTTAGCAAAGGAGAACGAACTATGA
- the cobI gene encoding precorrin-2 C(20)-methyltransferase, translated as MTALPGRLYGLGIGPGDPELLTLKAHRILTSVPVIAYPTAENGNSIARAFVADFILPHQIEIPITLPFSVERSAQPYYDIAAAKIAEHLQAGRDVAVLCEGEPMLYGTFIYLFNRLSQQFPTEIVPGISSTMASAAMLGVPITYRNDVLTIMPATLAVETLRDRLAVTDAAVIIKLGRHFAKVRQILDELGLLHRALYIERATQPNQQIIPITQVEPAAVPYWALILIPSQSPAQ; from the coding sequence ATGACCGCATTACCAGGACGACTTTATGGGTTAGGAATTGGCCCTGGCGACCCAGAATTGCTGACGCTGAAAGCTCACCGGATTTTAACTTCCGTTCCCGTCATTGCCTATCCCACTGCAGAGAATGGGAATAGTATCGCACGGGCGTTTGTCGCCGATTTTATTCTGCCCCACCAGATTGAAATTCCCATCACTTTGCCCTTTAGCGTAGAGCGTTCTGCCCAACCCTATTATGACATAGCGGCAGCAAAGATTGCCGAACATCTGCAGGCGGGGCGAGATGTGGCGGTGTTGTGCGAAGGGGAACCGATGCTATATGGCACGTTTATTTACCTGTTTAATCGCCTGTCTCAACAGTTTCCTACGGAAATTGTCCCGGGTATTTCTTCCACAATGGCAAGTGCGGCTATGTTGGGCGTACCCATTACCTACCGCAATGATGTTTTGACGATTATGCCAGCGACTTTGGCTGTAGAAACCCTGCGCGATCGTCTCGCCGTCACCGATGCAGCAGTGATTATCAAATTAGGCAGACATTTCGCCAAAGTCCGCCAAATTCTGGATGAATTAGGGCTATTACACCGCGCTCTCTATATCGAACGAGCAACCCAACCAAATCAGCAGATTATTCCCATTACTCAGGTAGAACCCGCCGCCGTCCCCTACTGGGCTTTAATTCTCATTCCCAGTCAATCTCCCGCCCAATAA
- a CDS encoding Uma2 family endonuclease, which yields MTSSLPKPFNSQVVPAPHLPPLENGDRLTRPEFERRYQAMPHIKKAELIEGVVYMASPLRFKSHAEPHGRLITWLGVYQAATPQVEMGIEPTVRLDIDNEPQPDGVLLISPESGGKSRLSIDGYLEGAPELVVEIAASSAAIDLGDKKRAYRRSGIQEYLIWQVFEQKIDWFSWQDGDYISLQPNQEGVICSLVFPGLWLDVAAMIQGNMPQVLATLQAGINSAAHQEFVQQLIPPQPGA from the coding sequence ATGACTTCTTCACTACCTAAACCCTTCAATTCCCAAGTTGTCCCCGCGCCACATTTGCCGCCGTTAGAAAATGGCGATCGGCTGACGCGCCCCGAATTTGAACGCCGTTACCAAGCCATGCCACACATCAAAAAAGCCGAACTTATAGAAGGAGTTGTTTACATGGCATCCCCCTTACGCTTTAAATCTCATGCTGAACCCCACGGACGTTTAATCACTTGGTTGGGAGTTTATCAAGCAGCCACACCCCAAGTGGAAATGGGAATTGAGCCCACGGTGCGGTTAGATATTGACAACGAGCCGCAGCCAGATGGAGTATTACTAATTAGCCCAGAAAGCGGCGGCAAATCCAGACTAAGTATCGATGGCTACCTGGAAGGGGCACCAGAATTAGTAGTAGAAATTGCCGCCAGTAGTGCCGCCATAGATTTAGGCGATAAAAAACGTGCCTATCGCCGCAGTGGCATCCAAGAATACCTAATTTGGCAAGTATTTGAGCAAAAAATTGACTGGTTTAGTTGGCAAGATGGCGATTATATCTCCTTGCAACCAAACCAGGAGGGGGTAATTTGCTCTCTGGTTTTCCCCGGTTTGTGGCTAGATGTGGCGGCAATGATCCAAGGAAATATGCCGCAAGTTTTGGCTACCTTACAAGCGGGAATCAATTCAGCGGCACATCAAGAGTTTGTGCAGCAGTTAATCCCCCCACAGCCAGGAGCATAA
- the cbiD gene encoding cobalt-precorrin-5B (C(1))-methyltransferase CbiD, translating to MARTGYTLPVFAVAAAKAALLHLQNNSIETPQSVTLDLMPGEATIPIQQVARLEQDSACAITISDPGDNLDLTRHTPIWAWVKLQKRNSEPLILEAGEGIGKTASGQPAIYRYARGLFEQNLLPLIPPHRTVTVSIIMPEGRQLAQRTSNEAFGILSGLALLGTSGISQPLSAEEHLEEYRQILQAKIPHQSRLVFCIGNNGMQVAQRLGIPENSIVPTGNWIGALLVEAALRGAESVLLLGYQGKLIKVAGGIFNTSSHLADAKLEIISAAVVRNGGSLEAVQAVLAAKTADAAYKILVELNLAEAVYQWLAQTISQKAQAYVQKYGNVPLQVRTILFDRQGKIIARDESN from the coding sequence ATGGCACGTACCGGTTACACTCTGCCCGTTTTCGCCGTAGCTGCGGCTAAAGCTGCCTTGCTGCATCTGCAAAATAACTCGATAGAAACACCGCAATCTGTCACCCTGGACTTAATGCCGGGTGAGGCAACAATTCCCATTCAGCAAGTGGCTCGATTAGAGCAAGATAGTGCTTGTGCCATTACTATCAGCGACCCAGGAGATAATTTAGATTTAACCCGCCATACCCCCATCTGGGCATGGGTGAAACTGCAAAAACGCAACTCAGAACCGCTGATTTTAGAAGCAGGAGAAGGTATCGGCAAAACCGCATCAGGACAGCCAGCTATTTACCGCTATGCTCGCGGTTTATTTGAGCAAAATCTATTGCCGTTGATTCCCCCCCATCGCACGGTGACAGTATCGATTATCATGCCAGAGGGGAGACAACTGGCTCAACGCACTTCAAATGAAGCCTTTGGCATTTTGTCTGGACTAGCGTTATTAGGAACCAGTGGCATTTCTCAACCCCTGTCAGCGGAAGAGCATTTAGAGGAATATCGGCAAATTCTCCAAGCGAAAATTCCACATCAGTCCCGGTTAGTCTTTTGTATTGGCAATAATGGGATGCAGGTAGCTCAACGGTTAGGCATTCCAGAAAACTCGATTGTCCCCACAGGTAACTGGATTGGTGCGTTATTAGTAGAAGCGGCATTGCGCGGGGCAGAATCTGTGTTATTATTAGGATATCAAGGAAAATTGATTAAAGTGGCGGGGGGAATTTTCAACACCTCCAGTCATCTGGCTGATGCTAAATTAGAAATCATCAGCGCCGCTGTGGTGAGAAATGGGGGCAGTCTGGAAGCTGTGCAGGCTGTTTTAGCCGCCAAAACTGCGGATGCGGCGTATAAAATTTTGGTGGAGTTGAACTTGGCTGAGGCAGTATATCAGTGGTTGGCTCAAACGATTTCTCAGAAAGCCCAAGCCTATGTGCAGAAGTATGGTAATGTCCCCCTGCAGGTGAGGACAATTTTGTTCGATCGGCAAGGAAAAATTATTGCCCGAGATGAAAGTAACTAA
- a CDS encoding deoxyhypusine synthase, with the protein MNREDLLQEIVQPIDIKAFDVVDLVEAMSQMAFQARNLGRAAKIYDQMLEDKDCAIILCLAGSLFSAGLKNVVYDLISNNMVDAIVSTGANIVDQDFFEALGFHHYVGDTLADDEQLRQQRIDRIYDTYIDEDQLRVCDMTIAEIAESLEKRPYSSREFIHHMGAYLKKRGTDTPSVVLAAYEHQVPIFVPAFSDCSAGFGLVHHQWNSPESHLTIDSVRDFRELTQCKLASKYTGLVMIGGGVPKNFAQDTVVAAELLGFDATMHKYTIQVTVADERDGALSGSTLREAHSWGKVNKNVEQMVFSEATVALPLIAGYAYGKGNWRDRSIRRLAQLFTKPQLVTV; encoded by the coding sequence ATGAATCGGGAAGATTTGCTGCAAGAAATTGTCCAACCCATTGATATTAAAGCCTTTGATGTGGTGGATCTGGTAGAAGCCATGAGTCAGATGGCATTTCAGGCGCGAAATTTGGGACGGGCGGCCAAGATTTATGACCAGATGCTCGAAGATAAAGATTGCGCCATCATTCTCTGTCTGGCAGGCTCGTTGTTCAGTGCGGGACTGAAGAATGTGGTGTATGACTTGATTAGCAACAATATGGTGGATGCGATCGTCTCCACCGGGGCCAATATTGTGGATCAAGATTTCTTTGAAGCATTGGGATTCCACCACTATGTGGGGGATACTCTGGCAGACGACGAACAGTTACGGCAACAACGGATCGATCGCATCTATGACACATATATAGATGAAGACCAACTGCGAGTGTGCGATATGACGATCGCGGAAATCGCCGAGTCTCTGGAAAAACGCCCCTACTCATCGCGGGAATTCATTCACCACATGGGTGCATACCTGAAAAAACGCGGCACAGATACACCTTCTGTAGTATTAGCGGCTTATGAACATCAAGTGCCCATCTTTGTGCCAGCGTTCAGCGACTGTTCGGCGGGATTTGGTCTGGTTCATCACCAATGGAACTCGCCAGAATCTCATCTCACCATTGACTCCGTGCGCGACTTCCGCGAGTTGACTCAATGCAAACTCGCCTCAAAATACACTGGACTGGTGATGATTGGCGGCGGCGTCCCCAAGAACTTTGCCCAAGATACTGTGGTGGCAGCCGAATTGCTGGGATTTGACGCCACAATGCACAAATATACGATTCAAGTCACAGTAGCAGATGAGCGTGACGGTGCCTTATCTGGCTCCACCTTGCGGGAGGCACATTCTTGGGGCAAAGTCAACAAGAATGTTGAGCAAATGGTGTTTTCTGAAGCTACGGTGGCGTTGCCCCTGATTGCTGGTTATGCCTATGGCAAAGGCAACTGGCGCGATCGTTCCATCCGTCGTTTAGCTCAGTTGTTTACTAAACCGCAGCTAGTAACTGTGTAG
- a CDS encoding cobalt-precorrin-6A reductase, whose translation MGNRKRVLILGGTGEAAELAAQAATISGVEVIISLAGRTRQAAMSSTLRIGGFGGVSGLRDYLQEQEIDLLIDATHPFAAQISCHAAQAADDCDIPRLMLLRPAWEMMRGDNWIEVESNEAAARVLPGLAQRIFLTIGRQELASYAHLKQLWFLMRMIEPPLPDTPVPPGKLLLERGAFSLESERSLLGEYDIGAIVSKNSGGDATYGKIIAARELGLPVVMVQRPSMPNGETVADVETAIFWLRNWLLP comes from the coding sequence ATGGGCAACCGAAAACGAGTGCTGATTTTGGGTGGAACTGGTGAGGCGGCGGAGCTGGCGGCGCAAGCTGCTACAATATCGGGGGTAGAGGTGATAATTTCTTTAGCTGGTCGCACCCGTCAGGCGGCGATGTCATCGACCCTAAGAATTGGCGGTTTTGGGGGTGTCTCTGGATTAAGAGACTATCTGCAAGAGCAGGAAATTGATTTACTAATTGATGCCACTCATCCGTTTGCGGCGCAAATTTCTTGTCATGCGGCCCAAGCGGCTGATGATTGTGATATTCCTCGCTTAATGTTGCTCCGTCCGGCTTGGGAAATGATGCGGGGAGATAATTGGATAGAGGTGGAAAGTAACGAAGCGGCGGCAAGGGTTTTACCTGGCTTAGCTCAACGCATATTTCTGACTATTGGTAGGCAAGAATTGGCAAGTTATGCTCATTTGAAGCAGCTCTGGTTTCTGATGCGGATGATTGAGCCGCCGTTACCGGATACTCCTGTACCACCGGGAAAGTTGCTGTTGGAGAGGGGGGCTTTTTCTCTGGAGTCCGAGCGATCGCTCTTGGGGGAGTATGACATTGGGGCGATCGTCAGTAAAAATAGTGGCGGTGATGCCACTTATGGTAAAATTATAGCAGCGCGGGAGTTAGGATTACCGGTGGTGATGGTGCAACGTCCATCTATGCCGAATGGGGAGACAGTTGCCGATGTAGAAACTGCCATTTTTTGGCTGAGAAACTGGTTATTGCCATAA
- a CDS encoding Panacea domain-containing protein, producing MYNALEIAKYFITLASPEEEDLMTNLKLQKLLYYAQGFHLAIFGEPLFSEKIEAWQYGPVVPEIYQTYKQYKSQQLPQPDDFNLEQYDGETQDLLNEVYEVYGQYTAPTLMRFTHQEPPWKETPLNEEISHSLMKAYFTTQLVKDLYAKDEG from the coding sequence ATGTACAACGCTTTGGAGATAGCGAAATACTTCATTACACTGGCTTCTCCCGAAGAAGAGGATTTGATGACCAATCTCAAACTTCAAAAATTGCTCTACTATGCTCAGGGTTTCCATTTGGCTATATTTGGAGAACCTTTATTTAGTGAAAAAATTGAGGCTTGGCAATATGGTCCAGTAGTGCCTGAAATTTACCAAACCTACAAGCAATATAAAAGCCAACAGCTTCCCCAACCTGACGATTTTAATTTGGAGCAATACGATGGAGAAACTCAGGATTTGCTGAATGAGGTTTACGAAGTGTATGGACAATACACAGCCCCAACCCTAATGCGGTTTACTCATCAAGAGCCGCCTTGGAAGGAAACTCCCCTAAATGAAGAGATATCCCATTCTTTGATGAAAGCATATTTTACCACACAACTGGTCAAGGATTTATATGCCAAAGATGAAGGGTAG
- a CDS encoding exonuclease SbcCD subunit D, whose translation MRLIHTADWHLGRRLKGVDRTPEIANALQQLLREAKNLEVDAVLIAGDIFDVPNPPAYAEKVAYEFFCGLEAAGIPAVAIGGNHDSASRIDGVANLLSLAGVRALGKPRLAEDGGAIILNTKSGKLCVGALPFAPERRLLDAEAGWHRDGAVFGSTYREIVAGLLENLSGFFRDDTANVIMAHLAIDGATLAKSEVAYYTRDTYALSDQTLPAAANYIALGHIHIHQSINSPTPAFYSGSLIQIDFGEAEQEKGFCLVTVEPGQPATVEFKPLICQRPLKVVRCSLENLENSLEEHRYHPGFLKVVVELESPVLGLADRVREICPQALQIEAVYPEGLFQKRPREFNDDPQRFDPVAEFRNYYQDRLGLTPNPAVLQEFDNLYNTLKEKNIARGKGEYDS comes from the coding sequence ATGCGCCTGATACATACTGCTGATTGGCATCTAGGACGCCGCCTGAAAGGGGTCGATCGCACGCCGGAAATTGCGAATGCTTTGCAACAACTGCTCCGGGAAGCGAAAAACTTGGAAGTAGATGCGGTGTTGATTGCTGGGGATATTTTTGATGTGCCTAACCCGCCAGCTTATGCAGAAAAGGTGGCTTATGAGTTTTTTTGCGGACTGGAGGCGGCGGGAATTCCGGCGGTGGCGATCGGAGGCAACCACGATAGTGCTTCTCGCATCGATGGCGTCGCTAACCTCCTTTCCCTGGCTGGCGTTCGCGCTTTGGGCAAACCCCGCCTAGCCGAAGATGGGGGCGCCATAATTCTCAATACAAAAAGTGGTAAACTTTGCGTGGGGGCGCTCCCTTTTGCGCCAGAACGCCGTCTGCTAGATGCAGAAGCCGGTTGGCATCGGGACGGGGCAGTTTTTGGTAGCACTTATCGGGAAATTGTGGCGGGACTGTTGGAAAATCTGAGCGGGTTTTTCCGGGATGACACCGCTAATGTGATTATGGCGCATTTGGCGATCGACGGTGCCACCTTAGCCAAATCAGAAGTCGCCTACTACACCAGGGATACCTACGCGCTTTCTGACCAAACTCTCCCCGCCGCTGCTAATTATATCGCTCTTGGTCACATCCATATTCATCAAAGTATCAACAGCCCCACCCCAGCATTTTACTCCGGTTCCCTGATTCAAATCGATTTCGGCGAAGCGGAGCAAGAAAAAGGATTTTGTTTAGTCACAGTAGAACCGGGACAACCCGCCACCGTTGAGTTTAAACCCCTCATCTGTCAAAGGCCATTAAAAGTGGTGCGCTGTTCTCTGGAGAATTTGGAGAATAGCTTGGAGGAACACCGCTATCACCCCGGATTTTTAAAAGTAGTGGTGGAGTTGGAAAGTCCAGTTTTGGGATTGGCGGACAGAGTGCGGGAAATCTGCCCCCAAGCGCTACAGATAGAAGCAGTTTATCCCGAAGGGTTATTTCAAAAACGCCCTCGCGAATTTAACGACGACCCGCAGCGCTTTGACCCAGTAGCTGAGTTTAGAAACTATTACCAAGACCGGCTTGGCTTGACGCCCAACCCAGCAGTTTTGCAGGAGTTTGACAATCTGTATAATACGTTGAAGGAAAAAAATATCGCCCGGGGTAAGGGGGAATATGATAGTTAA
- the purN gene encoding phosphoribosylglycinamide formyltransferase encodes MSLVDDTPSFISPALSPDFMAQHPSPERPLQLGVMASGSGTNFEAIAAAIAAGELNARIPVLIYNNPDAKVKERAERFGVKAVLLNHRDYKRREDLDAQIVETLQEYRVELVVMAGWMRIVTKVLLDAFPDRVINIHPSLLPSFRGATAVKDALAAGVKVTGCTVHIAREEVDNGPILIQAAVPVLPEDTPETLHNRIHVQEYKILPQAISIFAANFAIT; translated from the coding sequence ATGAGTTTAGTAGATGATACCCCTAGTTTTATTTCTCCGGCACTGTCGCCGGATTTTATGGCGCAGCATCCCTCACCAGAGCGACCTTTGCAACTGGGGGTTATGGCGTCGGGAAGTGGCACGAATTTTGAAGCGATCGCCGCCGCTATTGCAGCAGGAGAACTAAACGCCCGCATCCCGGTCCTCATCTACAACAACCCAGATGCCAAAGTAAAAGAACGAGCCGAACGTTTTGGCGTCAAAGCCGTATTGCTCAACCACCGCGACTACAAGCGGCGGGAAGATTTAGATGCCCAAATTGTAGAAACCCTGCAAGAATATAGAGTAGAATTAGTAGTAATGGCCGGGTGGATGCGCATCGTCACCAAAGTTCTTCTCGATGCCTTCCCCGATCGCGTCATCAACATTCACCCCAGTTTACTCCCCAGTTTCCGAGGCGCTACCGCCGTGAAAGACGCCCTCGCCGCAGGTGTCAAAGTCACCGGTTGTACCGTTCACATCGCCCGCGAAGAGGTAGATAACGGTCCGATTTTGATTCAAGCCGCCGTCCCGGTATTGCCAGAAGACACCCCCGAAACCCTGCACAACCGAATTCACGTTCAAGAATACAAAATCTTACCCCAAGCCATCTCCATCTTCGCTGCCAACTTTGCCATCACCTAA
- a CDS encoding CPBP family intramembrane glutamic endopeptidase, whose protein sequence is MEPLTRTQVLVAIGVTALVLLVIAKLWLHLGSVSQLPLQLEAMAALMGVAMGLAISGLSSIVYRLWPGYRRSADIYLELILKPLVWPDLIWLGLLPGLSEELLFRGVMLPTFGLNPLGIAASSIFFGVLHLGSLQQWQYMVWAILVGVILGASAVVTGNLLVPIVAHIVTNLISSCLWKLGRKEA, encoded by the coding sequence ATGGAACCCCTAACCAGAACCCAGGTCCTTGTAGCGATCGGCGTTACTGCTCTTGTCTTGTTGGTAATTGCCAAACTGTGGTTGCACTTGGGCTCGGTCTCCCAATTACCCCTACAGTTGGAGGCAATGGCTGCCTTGATGGGGGTGGCTATGGGTTTGGCTATTAGTGGGTTGAGTTCTATTGTGTACCGCTTGTGGCCGGGATACCGCCGCAGCGCTGATATTTATTTGGAATTAATCCTGAAACCTCTGGTTTGGCCAGATTTAATTTGGTTGGGATTGCTTCCTGGATTGAGTGAAGAATTGTTATTTCGCGGCGTGATGTTGCCGACTTTTGGGTTAAACCCATTGGGGATCGCGGCATCGAGCATTTTTTTTGGTGTCTTGCACTTGGGTAGTCTGCAGCAGTGGCAATATATGGTGTGGGCAATACTTGTGGGGGTAATACTGGGCGCTAGTGCGGTGGTGACTGGCAATTTGTTGGTGCCGATCGTTGCGCATATTGTCACGAATTTGATTTCTAGCTGTCTGTGGAAGTTGGGGAGAAAGGAAGCATAA